AAAAGCCACTGGCCACCAAGGCCAACGGAACTATTTGGGAACCTCCCTGAGGAACCAGGACCCCGATCTGGCTCCGTTGACCCTGGGGCAGATGTTTGGAAAGCCAAGGCTTCCCGGAAATCTTCAGGCGACTGGTGCGCACAGATCCCAGTATGAGCACCAAATTCCATCAGGCTTAATAACCTCCGGGAGCGGGTATGGTTTGCATCCATATAACAGCTTACAGCTCATAAAACCCATTTTGCTTTCAATGCTCAAGAGCCCCATGGGAGAGACTGAGCAGAAGTTAGTATGTTTCTTTGCAAGGGAAAGATGTAGAGGCTCAGAAACTTCAGAAAGCCCCCTAAGGCCACGCAGCGATGCTATGGCTGAGCTCGGGCCGGACCCCTGAGGGCCTCTCCCTTGGGTGCTCATCTCATGGGGTATGTGGCCTCTTAATCTCCGCAGGCACTAAATGCAGAGATGTGCAAAAGCAGAGCCAAGTTCTGGTGTTGATGACGCCACAGGGCAGGGGCCATCCTGGTCCCTGGGGAAGACCCTTTTGCCTGGGTGGGACCTGTCTTGAGCAAAACCCTCTCCTTCACTCTTTCCCAGTTGAGGAAGGCAGGAAACAGGATCTCAGGGTGCTCCTGCAGAAGGTGAAACCCCACTGGTTCAGCACGTTTGCAGACTGGTCCTTCCTGAGCTCACTCTTCTTCTGCTGCACAGTCATCAGCACTGTGGGTAAGTCCAAAGGCAAGGGCAGGCCTGGGAGAGagacctgggggaggaggggggagaagagtGAGGCTGAGGACGCTTGGTGGGGAGGCTGGAACGTTCAATTCATTTGGTCAAGAAACAGATGTGAAATGCCTACCTCGTGCTGGGTCTCCCTTGCTGAGTGGCCGCTGCTCCTTGCTGGGGGTGGTggatagtgggggagggggggatacagcagtgagcaGGACTGATGTTGGGTCCTTGGTGGGGATTAGGAAAGAGGGCCCTTGCTTCAGGTGGGTGCAGCCCCGTGCCCGGGTGTGGACCCCAATGAGCAAGGCAGGGGCTGCATTTCAGCCCCCTCCCGCTCCTTGGCTGAATGCTTTTGTACAGAACACCTCTTGCCAATGGTACCTGCCAGAGCCCAGACTTTGGGGCAAGACAGAAGAACTCAGGCAACCAAACGTGGTCAGCCTATGAGGCCTTCAGGGTActgtgggagcacagagaaggggcacctgccGCAGGCTTGGAGGTGGTCCAAGAGGCAATGCTTAAGTGGTAGGAACATTTTAAAGGCTCCCTGGTGGGATTGGTGGCCTGCTGAGTCCGACAGGGAACAGCGTGGGAGAAGGTGGTCATGAAGAGGGACTCCAGGCCAAAGGAATGGCAGGCATTGTCAGGACGTTAATCCGGGCGAAGAGAcgtgggagggaaaggaagcacCAGTCCCCAGGAAGGCCAGTGAGCCAGGCCGAGGAGGCTGGGTTCATCccgagggcagtggggagagtcCAGTGGGTTTTAAGCAAGGGAAGAGCATGGTAGCTCAGCATTCCAGAAAGGTCGCCCCAGCTGCAGCATGAAGGTGGACCAGAGAGAGTAAGGCTGGCAGCACGGAGAGCCCTAGGGGGCTTTCTGCAGCAGCCTGGGTGGGAGATGATGGCAATGGCCTCATCCAGGACAATGGTCATGAGAACGAGAAGAGGGGTGGATTGAACGAGGACTTTGCAGGAAAGtctgcgggggggcgggggggtggcggGATACGTGGGGGATGGGGAAGACACCACTGTCTCTAGCTCTGGTGGGCTTggcaggctggggggagggtggtgaggGCCTGAGGATGGAGGTGATGATTCAGGGCCAGTCAAGGCCAAGGCTCCAGTGGAGATTCTAGGTGGAGACACCCATCACTGCTGGAAATGTGGTTCTGGGGCTCCAAGCTCTGGGTGGAGTTAGGGAAGTGGGTTTCAGAGTCACCAGCATGTAGATGACAACTGTACTTCCAGGGAATGGGGGGGAGcattggggaggggtggggtatGGTGTGGAGAGGGAGGACGGTGTGCCAGAGCAGGACTGAGAGCACCAATGGTGAGGTGAGGGAGGAACTAATAGGCAGTGACAGGAACTAACAGTTACCCTtggggacttaaaaaaatttttttaatgattttatttatttttgagagagagagagagacagagcatgagcaggggaggggcagagagagagggagacacagaatctgacgcaggctccaggctccgagctgttagcacagagcccaatgcggggctcgaactcaccaaccgtgagatcatgacctgagctgaagtcagacgcttaaccaactgagccacccaggcgccccaacccttgGGGACTTTTAAAGCTCACAGAGGTCTTATGAATCAGGTGGGGGAGCCTGAGCCTAGAGGGGTGCTGTCAGGGGCCAAGGGCATGCCGTGAGTAGGGCTGGTACCCACAAATAGGCCGTGAGACTCCAAGTCCAGTGCTCTTTTCCCGAAATAGTCTGCCAGCCTTGCAGGTCTGTGGGGTGCTGCAGgagccctgcccacccctgctcacccCTGCCTGGGCAGCCCCAGGGAGAGTCTGGCTGTGCCTGGGCGGCAGGGGCAGCTCAGATTCCCAGAGACCCCTTGTGTGGCTGGGTCGATATCAGTGTCTGGGAGGGAAGGTCCTTGCAGGGAAGGAGCCagcctctccccatttccccgCGTCTCCTTTATGCGTGTCTTCAGCCCCCAAACAAAGGTAAGATTCCTACGTGAACGTCACTGACCCAGACCAGTCCCTTCCAGAGTCCAGGGTAGAGGGGAGGCTGCAGGGGCAGCGCTGCCCTCTACAGTGACCATTTGCTCATTTGAAAAGGGGCTCTGTGGACCCCCGAAGCCACAGACCCTCTTCTTGGCCGCCACACAAAGTATGGGCTCCTGAGTGACAGAGCTGAAGGATCTGGAGAGGTGAGCCAGGCAAAGAAGGGCGAGAGCTTTCCGGGCAGAGGAAACAGTCGGACAACACTCCGAAGCTTCAAGGTGCTTGGAGGAACAGACCACTGTGGCCTGAGAGCAGGGATcagacaggagagagggggacatggCACGAGCAGTTGCCTCCTGAGCTACGGGGACAAGGCTGCCCTTGCATTCGGGCACCGTGTCCCTGGGCCCCTGTCTGAGGATGCTCGCCCAACTAAGGGCCCCTGGCTTCCCTCCACGGTGGTGCAGCAGGACGGGCGGGTAGAAGGGGCCTCCCTGGGGCGGGCAGGAGTCTCCCCTGCTGGGAATAGGGTCACAGGAGCTCAGATGGTGGagctgacctcagccacagctcAGAAGCTTCTGGGTCAGCATCTCCACCAGGAGTGGAACCCATTGCTCAGCCCCTACCCCTCTCGGCCAGTGAAAAGGACTGAGGCCCCATCTTCATTTGAGAGAGTACCGGTCCCTGCGAGGGATGGGCCCACAAGGGTCACAGGGCCCCAGCCGTGGCTGGGTTCTCGAGCTGAGGTTCCCTCACACTTGGGGGCGGGGTTGGGGAGCACGCTGGCCAGCTGTGGACTCTGGAGGCTGGCCACCTGGGGTCAGCCGTGTGACCTTCAGGGAGCAATGTGGCCCTTCTGAGCCTCGTCCCCTCATCTGTAGCTCCTCCCAGTCCTGCCTTTCAGATCAGCGTGAGGATAAACCTAAGTGGCCCTCAGGATCCTTCCAGAAGCCTCTACCACAAATTGCAACCCTACTGGCTTAAACAGCCAGGAAAATGTGTAAGTGTGTTCCCTCTGGAGCGCAAGTCCAGTGGGGGACAGCTCTAGGGCTGGTCCGTGTGCAGCTAAGCCATGACATTGAGCACCAGATACTCTCCCGTCCTGCTCAGCAGGTCACAAGACGGCCACCAATATCCACTCCCATTTGGGCATAGTTGCATCTCGTAGACAGAAAAAGGGCTGGCTGTCAccatcagcaaaaaaaaaactctagaaaCTTCCCACCCCGAGCCAGTTCTGGCAAGGGGGTTACGTTACCAGAATGATTTAGACCAATTGGATCTATCCCTAAATCAGGGGGTCGCGCGGGGGGTGGGTAGTGGCATTCCAGGAAAGATGAAGGAATGTTGCGGGGGGGAACAGCCAGTGTCTGCTTTATGGATGGGCACACGCGTGTGTCCAAGGGCCCCCCCATGTGGCTTCCTTCAGAACTGGTCCTTCACCTAAATGGCCTGTGCAGGCAGGGACTGACTGGTCACGGGCAGAGAGAGTACCAACAGTAGCCGCAGCACCGAGCATTTGCCAGCACTGGGCATGGTGTTCACAggctttatatgcattattttatttaattttcatgacgTGACAACCCCACGGGGTAGGTGCCGTGACATTTAGCCGTGAGCTAAGGTTCTGGAGAGGGAAGTCACTACCgggaaagcaggggtggggcacagcTGGACTTTTTCAGGGAAACCCACGGCTCAATGGAACAACGGTTACAGGGATGCTGCAACTCCAAGGAAGATACTGGAGATGAGCAAAGGGGTTCAGTTTGTGTTCCTTTTCCTCAAGGACTTCGGGGAATTGGCCTACTGCAGCTTCTCAGCCTGGGCACTATGGGCATCTTGAATTCGATGGTTCTTTGTCATGGGGGCTTGTCCagcagcacccctggcctctacctaccaGAGGCATCCACCGCTTCCCCTGCGGTCTCCACCAGTCGTGGCAGCCAACAGTGTCGCCACACATTGCCACGTGtccctcgggggggggggggggcaaaattTCCCCCCTTGAGAACTGATGTAATGCAGTGGTTATCAAGGTACGGCCCCTGGACCAGTGGCATgagcatcacctgagaacttgttagaaatgagaatgaaggggcacctgggtggctcagtaggttaagcgtccaactcttgatcctggctctggtcatgaactcacagatcatgggatcgagccccacatcaggctctgcactgacatggtagagcctgcttgggattctctccctctctgcccctcccgcactcatattctctctctctctctcaaaataaataaacttaaaaaaaaaaaaacagaaatgagaattcTCAGGCCGCATCCTAGCCCTGCGGAGCCAAAAACTATGGATGTGGGGCCGAGCAGTCTGTATTTCACAAACTCTCTACGTGATCCGGATGCATGCTGACGTTTGCAAAGCACTGACCGGATGTGAAGGTTCTCAGCCCTGACTGCACACCGCAATTATCTGGCTGTCTTTTATAAGCTCCCAAGCCCGGACTCCATGCCAATCAAGTCAGAGTCGCTAGGGACagacccaggcatcagtatttttcagAGCCCTGCAGGTGATTCTAACGGGAGTCCAGGCTGTGAACCACTGATCTAATGGAAATGCATTATCTTGGTTCAAATCCCAAGAAGGCGATGCTCCTATCAAATCAATTAGGACGTCACGCCGTCCAGTAATTACAAGTGGAAGGGGATGTTGGAGAGGCTCTCGACGGCCTGTAATCAACACTGTGTTTCACGTGCTTCCTGCCCTACATCTCTGGGCCGTTCTTAATGCACCTGGCCTTAATGCTGAAAAGGGGACACCTGGCAGGTGTGAGGTCGGCCAATCCCCAGTCATTTCCAATTGGGTCAGTCCCCTTGGATTAGAAAGTAAAGTGCATGGGCTATTAAATACAGCCTAAGTGGAGTGGACCGACCGTACTGGAATATATGAATGCATTATAAGAAATGGTAGGATTTTCCGTTATGCAGTTCAGCATTTGGTAATTGGTACGGTTAATACATTTCCTTCACAGGGGCCATGCACTCTctgatatttgctttcttttttttttgaaggttttttgtTACTGGGGAGCCTCTCCTGACTCTCCTGGGGGTGTACAAGAATTAGGGGGCTTATCCACCATCTAGAAAACAGGGTGGTCTCCGTCTCTGGGACTTTGTGGCTGCTGCTAACACCCCTAAGGACTGATGGCTCTGTGGGGCCCGTGACAAGCTTTGGCACAGGAACCTTTGCTGACACGCAGGGCCCGGGCTCCACCAGGACTCTGTGGCCAGGCCTCTCTGAGCTCCTGCCCCTGCAGGGGAGGCTCCGggtgccctcctccctcaccttcccCGCTCCAGAGAATCTTTCCACACCTTCCTTCATGGCTGGACCGACCGATCGTCCAGTTTGCCTGGGACTACCACAGTTTTCACATAGAAAGTCCGGTGTCTTGGGAGACCCCTCAGCCCCATggctcccctctgtctctcctctcccccttaggtccccacccccacctgcttcTCCTTAGTGGTTCTGGGCTTTCACTGAAGCCCGGACAAGGAGCTGAGGCCACTTCTGCAACCTCTTCTCCTTCAGGGGAGAGCCGGAACTGCTCAAGACCCTGAGGgaacagggaagggaaacagaggcGCTTGGAACCGTCAGCGCTCTCTCGGCGAGTCCTGCCCCCTGGAACGCGCCTGGGTTTCTGAACGGCAGGTTTAGGCAATGCGGccccctttcctgccccctcGTGCAGACACCTGTTGGGTCCTCGTCACAGGTGGAGGACTCCACTGGTGGAGAGCTGAGCTCAAGGCCGGGAGTCCTAGAGGGCAGGACCTCTGCCTGCTTCCCGTtgtgcccccagccctgcccacaagtgcctggcataaagtaggtgctcagtaaatgcgaATCCAGGATGGATGCCTTTGTTCTCAATGCTCATAGGACAGTCTGCTCTTTCACATCCTGTTATCGGTCTCCAGCTGCTATGCATATATCACTAGTGTAGTGATTTGATTCATATCTGCCTCTCCCACTAAACCAGAAGCTCAGCGAGGTTGGATACCATATCTACTTTGCTCAGCACTGTGTATGCAGTAAGCACCCAGTATGCGCACACATATGAACACACGTAGAATTAACTGTCCCTCCTACCAAAAGGTGCCTCGTGGAACCAACCCAGTGTGGCGTAGAGTGCCCTGGGATGGGTGCCCATTGATGAGCCCCTCTGAGGTCCACAGCCTTCTCCCAGGACCCTGGTGAGGGTGGGCAACCTGAACGCCTCTGTGCTCCTGGAAGGCAGAGCCTGAGGCCAGAGTTCGCCACAGGGGACCGTAGCCCCGGAGGAGGCTGGGGCATAGCCAGCCTGGGAAGTGCCTTCAAATCAATTTACATAATTGGCCTAGGTTGTTCTGTATTAATCCTCCTTTATGACATCAAAAATGAAACACAGGCATTAAATACAAAAGCTTTTCCCTCGTTTTGTTGAAGTCACTGAGCTTGCTCACTCCAGAAGATCCAACTCTCTGTGCTGTGGGGGTTTGATagctctctgctcctgccctgctgtagacgtgaggggggtggggggggggttgggcgaTGGACGGAGAAGAATCTCCGTCCTGAAGAGGACAGAAGCCTCAGCCCGCCCACCCCCTTTGCTTGGCTGACTGGTTCTTAATGATTGGAAGGTTCCACCCCCTTGGGTGCTCCAGACCCCGTGGGAATGAATGCTGGCATGGGAGCCGGATGGTTCTGGGGATTTGACTGCCAAGCCTATCACTGAGTGCTCTTGGCCAAGTTACTTCATTCCTCCAAGCTTCAGTTTCCCTGCCTGTGAATGGTGACAACCACGCCTACCTAGGCAGGTGGGCTGACACCAACCCACAGTAAATGCTGCTGGCTGCTCTTATGggctcctgagggcagggacgCTGACGATTCTCGGCTGCCCACTATGGGTCAGGCACTGGTCTCGTGTCATCTTCCCAGCGAGTCAGGACACAGAGCGGGGACTGCTGTTCCTGTTTTGCAGCTAAGAAACTTGAAAATGTGAGCCATCAAGTAACTTTCTAGAAATGCCAGAGCTGAGGTTCGCACTCAGGTTGGAAGATTCTAGATGCTGGGAACCTAACCCTTTCACTAGCACTCGTGACCGCGTCTGTCCAATCTACTAAACCACAATGGCCCTGAGGGTAGCAGTTGTATTTTAGtccttctgtcccctctccctcctcccatgcACACTGCTGTGCTCTGATGGCACATAGCAATAGCCTGTtgtatagaaacaaataaaccaaGAGGCCCAGACATCCCAGGGAGGACAAGCGTGGCTTCTTAAAAACAGGTGCCTTCGTGGAGGATGAAGGAGGCGGTGGGTATGATGGCAAAGCCATCCATGGCCTCTCCCCTGCATTCATCCGGTCACACGGATGCTTAGAAGTGGCCgcagcaaaatgaaaagcaatcagCCCACTCCCAGACATGTTTGTCCCCTGCCAAGGACATCTTGGGTCACATATCTAGACATGAGTTGCTCCTTATCCTGAAGAGTAGATGAGTTTCACCTCCTGCTTCCCCCACCAAAACGGGCCCAATGCCAGATGGTggatgggtttttttaaaaatttttttaatgtttatttttgagagagagagagagagagagagcacatgagcaggggaggggcagagagagagagggagacacagaatccaaagcaggttccaggctctgagctgtcagcacagagcccgacgtggggttcgaactcacagaccgtgtgatcatgacctgagccgaagtcggatgcttaaccgactgagccacccaggtgcccctggatgaaTGTTTTAAGATGAATATTTTCAAACACGTTGTGTaaaccatcacacacacacaaggaggaGAAATGGCAGAAGGTCTCTTTAAAACTTTCTTCGGGAAGGGGAAGAGCAGACCAGCCTCCCAGGGTCTGTCCTCTTTTTTCAGGTTACGGCCACATCTACCCTGTCACCAGGCTCGGCAAATACTTGTGCATGCTCTACGCCCTCTTTGGCATCCCCCTGATGTTCCTCGTCCTCACGGACACGGGTGACATCCTGGCCACCCTCCTGTCCACGTCTTACAATCGGTTCCAAAAACTCCCATTCGTCCGGCCCCACCTTCCCGAGTGGTGCTCCCGCCTGCTCTGCGGAAGGCCTGCCCCCAAGCCTGTTTCTGCCACCACGCCTGCGGCCGGAGCCGTCCCCAGGATCGTCATAGAAACCCAAGAGCTTCCGGACCCCAAACCCGGCACGTGTCCCTCAGCCCCAGGCAGCAACGTGGATCTGTTCGAGAGACTTCTTGCACAGGAGAAGCAGAACGCGCTGCAACCGCCCCCGCGGGCCGTCGAGAGGAGCAACTCGTGTCCAGAGCTGGCGTCAGGGAGGCTCTCCTACTCTGTCATCAGCAACCTGGACGAGGTGGGACGGCAGGTGGAAAAGCTGGACGTCCCCCTCCTGGTCGTCGCCCTCCTCGTCTTCGCCTACATTTCCTGTGCAGCAGCCATCCTCCCCATCTGGGAGAAGAAACTGGACTTCGAGAACGCCTTCTATTTCTGCTTTGTCACGCTGACCACCATTGGGTTTGGGGACACCGTTTTGGAACACCCTcacttcttcttgttcttctccaTTTATATCATCATCGGGATGGAGATCGTGTGCATTGCTTTTAAGTTGGTGCAAAACAGGCTGATTCACGTCTATAAAAATCTCATGCTGTTCTTGGCGAGAGGGGCATTTTACCATCCTGTTAAAAAGTGAGATCTCCACCATCTCTTGTGGGACAGATGCCAGATGAGCCGCTTTCCTTGCCTCATCTCTTGAGGGCAGTTGGAACTGGTGGCCCTGCAGCTTGTCACCTGAGACCGTGGGGCTTGGAGACAAATCCTGCACGAGAGCTGATTTTGGTCTTAAGGCCCTGCAGAAATGTGGCCAATGCCTTTCACATCAAGGCATTGGACAAAAGCTCTCCCCATCCTCCGAAGCCCGGTTCATTGTCCTGTCTTCGTCTGTCAAAAGCCCCACCTTACGTAAATGAAACCACCTTATGGATGTCATAGCTTCTCTTGagacaccagaaaaaaaatgaacctttgtTTTTGCAGTTCGTACTTTCACCTAAATTAAAACGTACCCTCGGTGAAACAGAGCTAGTCTGAACGACCTCTTCTCTTGAATGACTTCATGCATGTGTGCGGGGTTAGCCCAATCTCAGCCCATGTAAGGTACACTGGTGCCACGAAACGTGACTGTCACCTGTGTTCACGGGGGCCTGGGATAGTTCAACTGCCCGATTCTGTGTAGACCCGTGTTCCCACCAGAGTGGCTCCTGAATGAGCGGGCACGTGAAAATGTTGACTTGGGTGATCGTTGGTGGAGGAAGGGGTCGGCACTCCCCAGTGGAATTGAGCCTCAGTTACTTATCAGCACCCCCTGCATTGGCCCTCCTTCTTCTCCGTGTCGTTTCTCCATTCCCCTTGAGATCACCCCCAAATAACCCACTTGCACACAAATCCTTGCCTTGGAGTGACCCCCCTGGGGCCCCCGGCCGGGGAGAGGATGTCACAAGTCAGTGTAGGAACTAGTTGCACATGCATGGAGCACTGCAAGGGTCTTCCCATTTCCTTGGTTGGTCATGAGAAATGTCTGATTGCAGAGAATCAAAGTTTCTTGACAGCTTCTTTGCGAGAATCTTGGGAATCCTGTGATTAACAA
The sequence above is drawn from the Panthera tigris isolate Pti1 chromosome D2, P.tigris_Pti1_mat1.1, whole genome shotgun sequence genome and encodes:
- the KCNK18 gene encoding potassium channel subfamily K member 18, encoding MSIGCFPVLGGSTRTIHLALEPGHSLGTPIPPPPPPRPPAAGAPAPASVHQQLLFWAGAPGRMEAAGPPQAGRCFQEALEKLFPRLCFLCSLVTYALLGAALFSAIEGGQDLGPNDPEFEEFLGELCGILKCNRTVEEGRKQDLRVLLQKVKPHWFSTFADWSFLSSLFFCCTVISTVGYGHIYPVTRLGKYLCMLYALFGIPLMFLVLTDTGDILATLLSTSYNRFQKLPFVRPHLPEWCSRLLCGRPAPKPVSATTPAAGAVPRIVIETQELPDPKPGTCPSAPGSNVDLFERLLAQEKQNALQPPPRAVERSNSCPELASGRLSYSVISNLDEVGRQVEKLDVPLLVVALLVFAYISCAAAILPIWEKKLDFENAFYFCFVTLTTIGFGDTVLEHPHFFLFFSIYIIIGMEIVCIAFKLVQNRLIHVYKNLMLFLARGAFYHPVKK